One Corynebacterium uterequi DNA segment encodes these proteins:
- the gyrA gene encoding DNA gyrase subunit A: protein MSDDKPGSGIGGGDGGGYDRIFPIDISEEMQTSYIDYAMSVIVGRALPEVRDGMKPVHRRIIYAMFDSGYRPERSYIKSARPVSDTMGQFHPHGDSAIYDTLVRLAQPWVMRYPLIDGQGNFGSRGNDGPAAMRYTECRLTPIAMEMVRDIRRNAVDFSPNYDGKTQEPDVLPSRVPNLLMNGSSGIAVGMATNIPPHNLTELANAIFWILDNPESGEEERLEACMKYVLGPDFPTAAQIVGTQGIRDAYTTGRGSIRMRGVATMEEIGTRQAIVITELPYTVNPDNFIANVADQVTHGKMAGIAKIEDESSDRVGMRIVVTLKRDAVARVVLNNLYKHSQLETNFPANMLSIVDGVPRTLRLDQMLTFYVRHQIEVIVRRTQFLLDEAEERAHILRGLVKALDMLDEVIALIRRSPTADEARTGLMQLLDVDEVQADAILAMQLRRLAALERQKIIDELAKIEEEIADYKDILARPERQRAIVRDELAEIVDKYGDERLTQLVADTGEVNAEDLIARENVVVTITQTGYAKRTKVDAYKSQKRGGKGVRGAELKQDDVVKNFFICSTHDWILFFTNFGRVYRLKAYELPEAGRAARGQHVANLLELQPEERIAQVIQISGYDDAPYLVLATRGGRVKKSRLSDYESARHAGLIAINLNEGDSLIGAALAGAGDDILLVSERGQAIRFTADDDQLRPMGRATAGVKGMRFRDDDQLLAMTVVHDGEYLLVATSGGYGKRTAVEEYATQGRGGMGVMTFKYSPKRGKLIAALTVEEDDQIFAITAAGGVIRTEVNQIRPSSRATMGVRLVNLEEGNELIAIDVNVEDEGADEAKAVATGEKTLDSLDIENKE, encoded by the coding sequence GTGAGTGACGATAAGCCGGGCTCGGGCATTGGCGGCGGCGACGGCGGCGGGTACGACCGCATTTTCCCCATCGACATCAGCGAGGAGATGCAGACCAGCTACATCGATTACGCCATGAGCGTCATCGTGGGCCGCGCGCTGCCGGAGGTGCGCGACGGCATGAAGCCGGTGCACCGGCGCATCATCTACGCGATGTTCGACTCCGGCTACCGCCCCGAACGCTCCTACATTAAGTCCGCCCGCCCCGTGTCGGACACGATGGGCCAGTTCCACCCGCACGGCGACAGCGCCATCTACGACACCCTCGTGCGCCTGGCCCAGCCGTGGGTGATGCGCTACCCGCTCATCGACGGCCAGGGTAACTTCGGTTCCCGCGGCAACGACGGCCCCGCCGCCATGCGCTACACGGAGTGTCGCCTAACCCCCATCGCCATGGAGATGGTGCGCGATATTCGTCGTAACGCGGTGGACTTCTCCCCGAACTACGACGGCAAGACGCAGGAACCCGATGTGTTGCCGTCGAGGGTGCCGAACCTGCTCATGAACGGTTCCAGCGGCATCGCCGTGGGCATGGCCACCAACATTCCGCCGCACAACCTCACGGAGCTGGCCAACGCCATTTTCTGGATTCTGGACAACCCCGAATCCGGCGAGGAAGAACGCCTTGAGGCGTGCATGAAGTACGTGCTCGGCCCGGACTTCCCGACGGCGGCGCAGATCGTCGGCACCCAGGGCATCCGTGACGCCTACACCACCGGCCGCGGCTCCATCCGCATGCGCGGCGTGGCCACGATGGAGGAGATCGGCACCCGGCAGGCCATCGTTATTACCGAGCTGCCCTACACGGTCAACCCGGATAATTTCATTGCCAACGTCGCCGACCAGGTCACGCACGGCAAGATGGCGGGCATCGCCAAGATCGAGGACGAGTCCTCGGACCGGGTGGGCATGCGCATCGTCGTCACGCTCAAGCGGGACGCCGTCGCCCGCGTCGTGCTCAACAACCTCTACAAGCACTCGCAGCTGGAGACCAACTTCCCGGCGAACATGCTGTCCATCGTCGACGGCGTGCCGCGCACCCTGCGCCTGGACCAGATGCTGACGTTCTACGTCCGCCACCAGATCGAGGTCATCGTCCGGCGCACCCAGTTCCTCCTCGACGAGGCGGAGGAGCGCGCCCATATCCTCCGCGGCCTGGTCAAGGCCCTCGACATGCTCGACGAGGTCATCGCCCTGATTCGTCGTTCGCCCACGGCGGACGAAGCCCGCACCGGGCTCATGCAGCTGCTCGACGTCGACGAGGTCCAGGCCGACGCCATCCTCGCCATGCAGCTGCGTCGCCTCGCCGCCCTGGAGCGGCAGAAGATCATCGACGAACTGGCCAAGATCGAAGAGGAAATCGCCGACTACAAGGACATCCTGGCTCGCCCCGAACGCCAGCGCGCCATCGTCCGCGACGAGCTCGCCGAGATCGTCGACAAGTACGGCGACGAGCGCCTCACCCAGCTCGTGGCCGACACCGGCGAGGTCAACGCCGAAGACCTCATCGCCCGGGAAAACGTGGTGGTCACCATCACCCAGACCGGCTACGCCAAGCGCACCAAGGTCGACGCCTACAAGTCTCAAAAGCGCGGCGGCAAGGGTGTGCGCGGCGCGGAGCTCAAGCAGGACGACGTGGTCAAGAACTTCTTCATCTGCTCCACGCACGACTGGATCCTCTTCTTCACCAACTTCGGCCGCGTCTACCGCCTCAAGGCCTACGAACTCCCCGAGGCGGGCCGCGCCGCCCGCGGCCAGCACGTCGCCAACCTCCTGGAGCTGCAGCCGGAGGAACGCATCGCGCAGGTCATCCAGATCAGCGGTTACGACGACGCCCCCTACCTGGTCCTGGCCACCCGCGGCGGCCGGGTCAAGAAGTCCCGCCTGTCGGACTACGAATCCGCGCGCCACGCCGGCCTCATCGCGATCAACCTCAACGAGGGTGACTCGCTCATCGGCGCCGCTCTCGCCGGCGCGGGCGACGACATCCTGCTGGTCTCTGAGCGCGGCCAGGCCATCCGCTTCACGGCCGACGACGACCAGCTGCGCCCCATGGGACGCGCCACCGCTGGCGTTAAGGGCATGCGCTTCCGCGACGACGACCAGCTGCTGGCCATGACCGTGGTCCACGACGGCGAGTACCTCCTCGTCGCCACCTCTGGCGGCTACGGCAAGCGCACCGCGGTGGAGGAGTATGCCACCCAGGGCCGCGGCGGCATGGGCGTGATGACCTTCAAGTACTCGCCGAAGCGCGGCAAGCTCATCGCCGCGCTCACGGTGGAGGAGGACGACCAGATCTTCGCCATCACGGCGGCCGGCGGTGTGATCCGTACCGAGGTCAACCAAATTCGTCCGTCGTCTCGCGCAACGATGGGCGTTCGCCTGGTTAACTTGGAGGAAGGCAACGAGCTCATCGCCATCGACGTCAACGTTGAAGACGAGGGCGCAGACGAGGCCAAGGCCGTCGCCACCGGTGAAAAGACCCTGGACTCGCTCGATATCGAGAACAAGGAGTAA
- a CDS encoding DUF3566 domain-containing protein, with product MTTETEAKAPLRRWLMVAEVSPMSVLKVTLALSLVAFVAWLIAVAVLYVACEVAGVWDSLNALIGGIGGDGIGFGLVMSLAVLMGAVMVVINTLLAPVLALVYNAVVHFVGGVEYSAE from the coding sequence ATGACCACTGAAACTGAGGCCAAGGCGCCGCTGCGCCGCTGGCTCATGGTGGCGGAAGTCTCGCCCATGTCCGTCCTCAAGGTCACGTTGGCACTGTCGCTGGTGGCGTTCGTCGCGTGGCTCATCGCGGTCGCCGTGCTGTACGTCGCCTGCGAGGTCGCCGGCGTGTGGGACTCCCTCAATGCGCTCATCGGCGGCATCGGCGGCGACGGGATTGGCTTCGGCTTGGTCATGTCCCTGGCGGTGCTCATGGGTGCGGTGATGGTGGTCATCAACACCCTCTTGGCCCCGGTGCTGGCGTTGGTGTACAACGCGGTGGTCCACTTCGTTGGCGGCGTGGAGTACTCGGCGGAATAG
- a CDS encoding prenyltransferase produces the protein MTVLKVIVASSRPISWVNTAFPFAAAYLFAGGGLTWQLVVGTVFFLITFNMIVYGVNDVYDYESDIHNPRKGGVEGAVLAPRYHRPVLVAAAAANAPFIVALLLGGTAASAGWLALAVASAVAYSVPGLRFKERPVLDSATSSAHFTTPALVGWTMTGTPATPGFWLAILAFFLWGMASHALGAVQDVQADRAGGLSSIATELGARTTTRAAAVAYAVSALVLLGLPPSAWVLSLAAAGYALNAGRFWNVTDATCEVTRRAWGVFLWLNYVVGFVVTMLLLFA, from the coding sequence ATGACAGTGCTTAAGGTCATCGTGGCCTCGTCGCGCCCGATTAGCTGGGTTAATACCGCCTTTCCCTTTGCTGCCGCGTACCTCTTCGCCGGCGGGGGCCTCACGTGGCAGCTCGTGGTGGGGACGGTGTTCTTTCTCATCACTTTTAACATGATCGTCTACGGGGTCAATGATGTTTACGATTATGAATCCGACATACACAACCCCCGTAAGGGCGGCGTAGAGGGCGCGGTCCTTGCGCCTCGTTACCACCGGCCGGTGCTCGTCGCTGCCGCCGCAGCGAACGCCCCCTTCATCGTGGCCCTGCTCCTCGGCGGTACGGCCGCCTCCGCGGGGTGGCTGGCCCTCGCCGTCGCCTCCGCGGTGGCCTACTCCGTGCCTGGCCTGCGCTTCAAGGAACGCCCGGTGCTCGACTCGGCGACCTCCTCGGCGCACTTCACGACGCCGGCGCTCGTCGGGTGGACCATGACCGGCACGCCCGCCACGCCCGGCTTCTGGCTGGCGATCCTCGCCTTCTTCCTGTGGGGCATGGCCTCCCACGCGCTGGGCGCCGTGCAGGACGTGCAGGCAGATCGCGCCGGGGGCTTAAGCTCCATCGCCACCGAACTCGGGGCGCGGACGACGACCCGCGCGGCTGCCGTCGCCTACGCGGTGTCCGCGCTGGTACTGCTGGGGCTGCCGCCGTCGGCGTGGGTCCTCTCGCTCGCCGCCGCCGGCTACGCCCTCAACGCGGGGCGGTTCTGGAACGTCACCGACGCCACCTGTGAGGTGACGCGCCGGGCGTGGGGAGTGTTTTTGTGGCTCAACTACGTTGTCGGGTTCGTGGTCACCATGCTTCTGCTCTTCGCCTAG